In Sporomusaceae bacterium, the following proteins share a genomic window:
- a CDS encoding peroxiredoxin: MEECKAAPPARQCFRLEEQAPDFRAPAYFRGKEIEVGLSDFRGMWLLLFFYSSDFTFVUPTELAAVADIYPCLRDFCATAIAISTDSVYAHKVFHETSPHASQVQYPLLSDRSGAIARAYGVWGAETGAAFRASFIIDPEGRIRYFSVYPREVGRNVKEIVRTLAGIQYGEATGEGVPAGWKPGMPGIRRDFDLVGTI; this comes from the coding sequence ATGGAGGAATGCAAGGCCGCGCCGCCGGCCCGCCAGTGCTTCCGCCTGGAGGAGCAGGCGCCCGATTTCCGCGCGCCGGCCTATTTCCGGGGTAAGGAGATCGAGGTCGGCCTGAGCGATTTTCGCGGCATGTGGCTGCTGCTGTTTTTCTATTCGAGCGATTTCACGTTCGTCTGACCGACCGAGCTGGCGGCAGTTGCCGACATTTACCCCTGCCTGAGGGATTTCTGCGCCACAGCCATCGCGATCAGCACGGACAGTGTGTATGCCCACAAGGTTTTCCACGAAACCTCGCCCCATGCGAGCCAGGTGCAATATCCCCTATTGTCCGACCGCTCGGGGGCGATCGCCCGCGCCTACGGGGTGTGGGGCGCCGAGACGGGCGCGGCATTCCGGGCGTCGTTCATCATCGATCCCGAGGGGCGTATCCGCTATTTTTCGGTGTACCCGCGCGAGGTGGGCCGCAATGTGAAGGAGATCGTGCGCACGCTGGCGGGCATCCAGTACGGCGAGGCGACCGGCGAGGGCGTGCCGGCGGGCTGGAAGCCGGGCATGCCGGGTATACGAAGGGATTTCGATTTGGTAGGGACGATTTAG
- the codB gene encoding cytosine permease yields MRETERVVDRDYSLSAVPQTARRGFWSMFVVMMGFTFFSASMWAGGTLGTGLTAGEFALAVLGGNLILGAYTGTLAYIAAETGLSTHLLARYSFGHKGSRLASFMLAVTQVGWFGVGVAMFALPVQKVTGINLYLLIVIGGALMTSTAYWGIKALTVLSMIAVPAIAILGTYSASSALDTIGGLQGLMKFEPKQTLTFATALTICVGSFISGGTLAPDFTRFAKTKSIGVSTTVMAFFLGNSLMFGFGAIGAAATGQADISEVMFLQGLIIPAIIILGLNIWTTNDNALYASGLGFSNITGIPKSKLVLVNGIVGTLAALWLYNNFVGFLTFLGSTLPPIGGIIIADYLLVRRGVYPPIGAADLKAVNWCAMAAWCIGVALAKFAPGIPPLNAIIGSAAAYAVMSPLLAAAENGAKDAQPRREE; encoded by the coding sequence ATGAGGGAAACCGAGAGAGTTGTCGACCGTGATTATTCGTTATCCGCGGTGCCGCAAACAGCAAGGCGCGGCTTTTGGTCAATGTTTGTCGTAATGATGGGATTCACCTTCTTCAGCGCCAGCATGTGGGCCGGCGGCACGCTGGGCACAGGCCTGACGGCGGGGGAATTCGCCCTGGCTGTGCTCGGCGGCAACTTAATCCTGGGCGCATACACCGGGACGCTTGCCTATATCGCCGCCGAAACGGGGTTATCGACCCACCTGCTGGCAAGATACTCATTCGGGCATAAGGGATCGCGACTAGCCTCATTTATGCTTGCCGTCACCCAGGTCGGCTGGTTCGGGGTCGGGGTAGCCATGTTCGCTTTGCCTGTGCAAAAAGTCACCGGCATAAACTTGTATCTGCTGATCGTCATCGGCGGCGCCCTTATGACCTCCACAGCATACTGGGGCATCAAAGCCCTGACCGTCCTCAGCATGATCGCAGTGCCGGCGATCGCGATACTGGGAACCTACTCGGCTTCCAGCGCGCTTGATACGATCGGCGGCCTCCAAGGCTTGATGAAGTTCGAGCCGAAACAGACGCTAACCTTCGCGACCGCCCTTACCATCTGTGTCGGTTCCTTCATCAGCGGCGGCACGCTCGCGCCCGATTTCACCCGCTTCGCGAAAACGAAAAGCATCGGCGTGTCAACAACGGTGATGGCCTTCTTTCTCGGCAACTCCCTCATGTTCGGCTTCGGCGCCATCGGCGCTGCCGCCACCGGCCAGGCGGACATCTCCGAAGTGATGTTCCTGCAGGGCCTCATAATCCCGGCAATCATCATCCTGGGGCTCAACATCTGGACAACGAACGATAACGCCCTCTACGCTTCCGGTCTGGGGTTTTCCAACATAACAGGCATCCCCAAAAGCAAACTCGTCCTCGTCAACGGCATAGTCGGGACGCTAGCCGCCCTCTGGCTGTACAACAACTTCGTCGGCTTCCTGACATTCCTGGGCTCAACCCTGCCGCCGATCGGCGGTATCATCATCGCCGACTATTTATTAGTCAGGCGCGGGGTCTATCCGCCTATCGGAGCCGCGGACCTGAAGGCGGTTAACTGGTGCGCGATGGCCGCCTGGTGCATCGGGGTGGCATTAGCGAAATTCGCCCCCGGAATTCCCCCCCTCAACGCGATCATCGGCTCTGCGGCAGCATATGCGGTGATGTCGCCCTTGCTGGCAGCCGCGGAAAACGGCGCCAAAGACGCGCAACCCCGTAGGGAAGAGTAA
- a CDS encoding radical SAM protein, with product MKIPKNDALIWFDFFSQLPEEAEISIKHEEIIYATFAQIEAAIEHRNDALMAEITGLQTLQNRSFFVGNESKFPQGCRSCLSGTGLSAIRKTNKCNLECKFCYNYGELDAIHPVGAGMWEIGGTKFYEKDIDLLLSIHEKPTGISYVYLEPFMEIAEYYPVIKKFSDARIHQHLYTNGTLATEETLKALGEAGLDELRFNLGASNCSDKVIENIGIAKKHIKSVGIETPMTPEFFAAFFKKKQAIFATNLDFINCAELHLNEHNIVNYQGENMYISRHGYISPIWSRELTLKFMKIAAEENWDLAVHDCSNYTKFARGLNLTGKAGMWFGASNYACEFSMIPYEIFIPILNDDNFRFLNEEELPDDYKPEIIDF from the coding sequence ATGAAAATTCCCAAGAATGATGCGTTGATATGGTTCGATTTTTTCTCACAATTGCCAGAGGAAGCGGAAATCAGTATAAAACACGAAGAAATCATCTATGCCACCTTTGCGCAAATCGAGGCGGCAATCGAGCATAGAAACGATGCGCTGATGGCGGAAATTACAGGTTTGCAAACTCTGCAGAACAGATCATTTTTTGTCGGCAACGAAAGCAAATTCCCCCAGGGATGCCGTTCTTGTCTGTCGGGTACCGGTTTGAGCGCGATCAGGAAAACGAACAAATGCAATTTAGAGTGCAAGTTCTGTTATAATTACGGCGAACTGGATGCGATTCATCCCGTTGGCGCAGGAATGTGGGAAATCGGCGGCACGAAATTTTACGAAAAGGATATCGACTTGCTGCTTTCCATTCACGAGAAACCCACCGGCATTTCCTACGTTTACTTAGAGCCTTTCATGGAAATCGCAGAATACTATCCGGTCATAAAGAAATTCAGCGACGCTCGAATCCATCAACATCTATACACAAATGGCACTCTGGCAACGGAAGAGACCTTGAAAGCACTGGGCGAAGCCGGCCTTGACGAACTGCGTTTTAACCTGGGCGCTTCGAATTGTTCAGACAAAGTAATCGAAAATATCGGCATAGCGAAAAAACATATTAAAAGCGTCGGTATTGAAACCCCGATGACTCCCGAGTTTTTCGCGGCGTTTTTTAAAAAGAAGCAGGCAATCTTTGCGACAAACCTCGATTTTATCAATTGCGCCGAATTACATTTAAATGAACATAACATAGTCAATTATCAAGGGGAAAATATGTATATTTCCCGGCATGGCTATATATCGCCGATCTGGAGCAGGGAACTGACCTTGAAATTCATGAAAATAGCTGCTGAAGAAAACTGGGATTTAGCGGTTCACGATTGCTCGAACTACACAAAGTTTGCCCGCGGTCTAAATTTGACCGGCAAGGCGGGGATGTGGTTCGGCGCCAGTAATTACGCCTGTGAGTTTTCCATGATTCCCTACGAAATATTTATCCCGATACTGAATGATGACAATTTCCGATTTTTAAACGAAGAAGAATTGCCTGACGACTATAAACCGGAAATTATCGATTTTTAA
- a CDS encoding pyridoxamine 5'-phosphate oxidase family protein, producing the protein MLSEKFFEVLKDEGVVSIVSWGEDEPHIVNTWNSYLVVTPDERILVPAYAMRKTEKNLKLNNKLKMALGSRNVVGYNNYQGTGFVLEGTGEYLESGPEYEMMKERFSFLTRVLAITVTSAKQML; encoded by the coding sequence ATGCTAAGCGAGAAGTTTTTCGAGGTTTTAAAAGACGAGGGCGTAGTTTCCATAGTGTCATGGGGTGAAGACGAGCCGCATATCGTGAACACTTGGAATTCATATTTGGTTGTAACTCCTGATGAAAGAATATTAGTGCCGGCTTATGCAATGCGAAAAACGGAAAAGAACCTTAAACTAAATAATAAATTAAAGATGGCTTTAGGAAGCAGAAATGTTGTAGGTTATAACAACTATCAAGGAACAGGCTTTGTCCTCGAAGGAACCGGAGAATATCTCGAATCTGGTCCAGAGTATGAAATGATGAAAGAGAGATTCTCGTTTCTAACCAGGGTACTAGCAATAACTGTTACATCTGCCAAGCAAATGCTTTAA
- a CDS encoding aminotransferase class I/II-fold pyridoxal phosphate-dependent enzyme, with the protein MYSFKNDYSEGAHPRILSALLETNLEQTEGYGEDRYSLQAAGLLRQSIGCDEADIHFLSGGTQTNLTALSAFLRPHEAVIAANTGHILVHETGAIEATGHKVISVAVSDGKLNTEHIRAVVEGHTDEHMVKPKLVYISNPTEIGSIYNKSELQDISSFCRQNNLYLYLDGARLGSALCSEENDLKLPEMTLLVDAFYIGGTKGGALLGEALVVRTAVLREDFRFHMKQKGALLAKGRLLGIQFLELFRDGLYFDLARHANKMAGLLKNAISGAGYRFLTHSPSNQIFPVLPNRLIEKLQEKYSFYIWEKVDADNSAIRLVTSWATEEAAVSEFIADLRSGAVLD; encoded by the coding sequence ATGTACAGCTTCAAAAACGACTACAGCGAAGGAGCGCATCCGAGAATATTGAGCGCTTTGCTGGAAACGAACCTGGAACAGACCGAAGGATACGGAGAGGATCGTTATTCTCTGCAGGCGGCCGGGCTTTTACGACAAAGCATCGGGTGTGACGAGGCCGACATTCATTTTCTGTCCGGCGGCACCCAGACCAACCTCACCGCCCTCTCGGCCTTTTTACGGCCGCACGAAGCAGTCATCGCCGCCAATACCGGCCATATCCTCGTTCACGAAACCGGGGCAATCGAGGCAACCGGGCACAAAGTCATATCCGTTGCCGTAAGCGACGGAAAACTGAATACCGAACATATCCGGGCCGTCGTCGAAGGGCATACCGACGAGCATATGGTAAAGCCGAAACTCGTATATATATCAAACCCGACGGAAATCGGCTCAATCTACAATAAGAGCGAACTTCAGGATATCAGCAGCTTTTGCAGACAGAACAATCTTTATCTGTATCTCGACGGCGCGCGGCTTGGTTCGGCTCTGTGCTCGGAAGAAAACGACCTTAAGCTGCCCGAGATGACGCTGCTGGTCGACGCTTTTTATATCGGGGGGACAAAAGGCGGCGCCCTTCTCGGTGAAGCGCTCGTAGTCCGCACAGCTGTGCTTCGGGAGGATTTTCGCTTTCATATGAAGCAAAAAGGGGCGCTGCTCGCCAAAGGCAGGCTTCTCGGCATACAGTTCCTCGAGCTTTTCAGGGACGGGCTGTACTTCGACCTCGCCAGGCATGCCAACAAGATGGCAGGTTTGCTGAAAAACGCGATCAGCGGCGCGGGCTACAGGTTCCTGACACACTCCCCCTCCAATCAGATATTCCCGGTCTTACCCAACCGGTTGATAGAAAAGCTTCAGGAGAAATACTCCTTCTATATATGGGAAAAAGTCGACGCAGACAATTCCGCGATCCGCCTTGTCACATCCTGGGCCACGGAAGAGGCTGCCGTTTCGGAATTCATCGCTGACCTGAGAAGCGGCGCGGTTTTAGATTAA
- a CDS encoding Rrf2 family transcriptional regulator — MQFSIGVEYALHCLLYMVDFPAGKSVGIKDLAAYQGVSETYLSKVYTKLTKAGIVKSVPGVKGGYELARAPEKITFWDIVEAVEGASPFFRCVEVRQKEILLDKNNLPDSYTKCPCLIKAVMLEAEEQMRKYLNDKTLAWLHAEVKAKIPAEHRAATLEWFQNAKPGRLK, encoded by the coding sequence ATGCAATTTTCAATAGGTGTAGAGTATGCACTGCATTGCTTATTATATATGGTGGATTTTCCGGCAGGGAAATCCGTTGGCATTAAAGATTTGGCAGCGTATCAAGGCGTTTCGGAAACCTATCTCTCGAAAGTATATACAAAACTTACCAAGGCAGGGATAGTAAAGTCGGTTCCCGGTGTCAAGGGCGGTTATGAGTTGGCCCGCGCGCCGGAAAAGATAACTTTCTGGGACATTGTTGAAGCGGTAGAAGGGGCCTCGCCGTTTTTTCGCTGTGTAGAAGTCCGGCAAAAGGAGATATTGCTGGACAAAAATAACTTGCCGGATTCCTATACGAAATGTCCTTGTTTGATCAAGGCCGTAATGCTCGAAGCCGAAGAGCAGATGAGAAAGTATCTGAATGACAAAACATTGGCATGGCTGCATGCGGAGGTAAAAGCTAAAATTCCGGCTGAGCACAGAGCAGCTACGCTGGAATGGTTCCAAAACGCCAAGCCGGGAAGGCTTAAGTAA
- a CDS encoding phosphomannomutase/phosphoglucomutase: protein MSIFHACDIRGIAGRDLTDVAARKIGLAVGRNLAGQKIVVGGDIRLSTPALQAIVIEALVESGCHVLDIGTVSTPVFSYALQKTAAAGGVMVTASHNPAPYNGFKLVLGPEPVSEADIAGIAALVAAGARTAGHGSHTRLPVAADYLAYTAARAGKGSLKIVLDAGSGATSRLAPALFRSLGYDVIELYCRPDGSFPHRPPNPALAENLAALGAEVRRTGAALGAAFDGDGDRVGFVDETGRPLDNDDIIVLLARHYLAQEPGAVVYDAKCSMVVAEEIVKAGGRPVMARAGHTFSKQAFRREKALFAGEISGHFFFRELGYDDGAFAALKIAEITAARGPLSALAASVPDYLLTPDIRIPYPHPDKDAVIAAAAAALASYRPNLIDGVRIEFPDGWGMIRASVTEPLFTFRFEAKTAARLREIGEILLRALPPSLQDAVRPRITAV from the coding sequence ATGAGCATCTTCCACGCCTGCGACATCCGCGGCATCGCCGGCCGCGACCTCACCGACGTCGCCGCCCGCAAAATCGGCCTCGCCGTCGGCCGCAACCTCGCCGGCCAAAAAATCGTCGTCGGCGGCGACATCCGCCTCTCCACCCCGGCCCTCCAGGCCATCGTCATCGAAGCCCTCGTCGAATCCGGCTGCCACGTCCTCGACATCGGCACCGTCAGCACCCCCGTATTCTCCTACGCCCTGCAGAAAACGGCGGCCGCGGGCGGCGTCATGGTCACCGCCTCCCACAACCCCGCCCCCTATAACGGCTTCAAGCTCGTCCTCGGTCCCGAGCCGGTCAGCGAAGCCGACATCGCCGGCATCGCCGCCCTCGTCGCCGCCGGCGCCCGTACCGCGGGCCACGGCAGCCACACCAGGCTGCCCGTCGCCGCCGACTACCTCGCCTACACCGCCGCCCGGGCCGGGAAAGGCAGCCTCAAAATCGTCCTCGACGCCGGGAGCGGCGCCACCTCCCGCCTTGCCCCCGCGCTCTTCCGCAGCCTCGGCTACGACGTCATCGAGCTATACTGCCGGCCTGACGGCAGCTTCCCCCACCGGCCCCCCAACCCAGCTCTCGCCGAAAACCTCGCCGCCCTCGGCGCCGAAGTCCGCCGCACCGGCGCCGCCCTAGGCGCCGCCTTCGACGGCGACGGCGACCGCGTCGGCTTCGTCGACGAAACCGGCCGTCCCCTTGACAACGACGACATCATCGTCCTCCTCGCCAGGCACTACCTCGCGCAGGAACCGGGCGCCGTCGTCTACGACGCCAAATGCTCCATGGTCGTCGCCGAAGAAATCGTTAAAGCCGGCGGCCGCCCCGTCATGGCCCGCGCCGGCCACACCTTCAGCAAACAAGCCTTCCGGCGGGAGAAAGCCCTCTTCGCCGGCGAAATCAGCGGCCACTTCTTCTTCCGCGAACTCGGCTACGACGACGGCGCCTTCGCCGCCCTCAAAATCGCCGAAATCACCGCCGCCCGCGGCCCCCTCTCCGCCCTCGCCGCCAGCGTCCCCGACTACCTCCTCACCCCCGACATCCGCATCCCCTATCCCCACCCCGACAAAGACGCCGTCATTGCCGCCGCCGCCGCCGCCCTTGCTTCCTACCGCCCCAACCTCATCGACGGCGTCCGCATCGAATTCCCCGACGGCTGGGGCATGATCCGCGCCTCCGTTACCGAGCCCCTCTTCACCTTCCGCTTCGAAGCCAAAACCGCCGCCCGCCTCAGAGAAATCGGCGAAATCCTCCTCCGCGCCCTGCCCCCCTCGCTGCAGGACGCCGTCCGGCCCAGGATAACCGCCGTCTGA
- a CDS encoding nickel-dependent hydrogenase large subunit, whose amino-acid sequence MARKTIFPMTRLHEPMRIDVEVAGGRVADAWVSSHLYRGWEQMMIGRDVRDSVLFTQRICGICSVAHAVADCLALQQATGLAPTVNGQHLINLILAADIIQNHLRHFYILTLPDFAAGPDVPPWTPRPAKPDLRLPPKVNAALVDHLPTGIAISARAHELVAMFGAKAPHQQTIMVTGVTQQLSADNVKAAGALVREIRYFVEGAYLPDAQTIAAYYPDYHTIGKGGGNYISFGMFPDPHTGLRAFRAGVRFADGTAEEPDATHISEDVRYGWYREGTGGRPDAESTVPDPDKPGAYSWTKAPRYKGAPFESGPLPRAMINGEYRGKSTGVADRIIARAQETLKICRLAESWLARLVPGQPTLQPYTLPPRGEGVGLTDVMRGALGHWVKFADGKIRHHQIITPTAWKFSPRDGSGKRGPVEEALIGTPVADEASMVEVGRVIRSFDPCFTCAVHVINVPNAKPLII is encoded by the coding sequence ATGGCCAGAAAGACCATCTTCCCCATGACCCGCCTCCACGAGCCCATGAGGATCGACGTCGAAGTCGCCGGCGGCCGGGTGGCGGACGCCTGGGTGAGCAGCCACCTCTACCGCGGCTGGGAGCAGATGATGATCGGCCGCGACGTACGTGACTCCGTCCTCTTCACCCAGCGCATCTGCGGCATCTGTTCCGTCGCCCACGCCGTCGCCGACTGCCTCGCCCTCCAGCAGGCCACCGGTCTTGCCCCGACCGTCAACGGCCAGCACCTCATCAACCTCATCCTCGCCGCCGACATCATCCAAAACCACCTCCGCCACTTCTACATCCTCACCCTGCCCGACTTTGCCGCCGGCCCAGATGTCCCCCCCTGGACGCCGCGTCCCGCCAAACCCGACCTCAGGCTGCCCCCCAAGGTCAACGCCGCCCTCGTCGACCACCTGCCCACAGGAATCGCCATTTCCGCCCGCGCCCACGAACTCGTCGCCATGTTCGGCGCCAAGGCCCCACACCAGCAGACCATCATGGTCACCGGCGTCACCCAGCAGCTGAGCGCCGACAACGTCAAGGCCGCCGGCGCCCTCGTCAGGGAAATCAGATATTTCGTCGAAGGCGCATACCTTCCCGACGCCCAGACCATCGCCGCCTATTACCCCGACTACCACACCATCGGCAAGGGCGGCGGCAACTACATATCCTTCGGCATGTTCCCCGACCCGCACACCGGCCTGCGGGCCTTCAGGGCCGGCGTACGTTTCGCCGACGGCACCGCCGAAGAACCCGACGCCACTCACATAAGCGAAGACGTCCGCTATGGCTGGTACCGCGAAGGGACCGGCGGCCGTCCGGACGCCGAAAGCACCGTCCCCGACCCCGACAAGCCCGGCGCCTACTCCTGGACCAAGGCCCCCCGCTACAAAGGGGCGCCTTTCGAAAGCGGCCCTCTGCCGCGGGCCATGATTAACGGCGAATACCGCGGCAAGAGCACCGGCGTCGCCGACCGCATCATCGCCCGCGCCCAGGAAACCCTCAAAATCTGCCGCCTCGCCGAAAGCTGGCTCGCCCGGCTCGTCCCCGGCCAGCCCACCCTGCAGCCGTACACCCTGCCGCCCCGCGGCGAAGGCGTCGGCCTCACCGACGTCATGCGCGGCGCCCTCGGCCACTGGGTCAAATTCGCCGACGGCAAAATCCGGCACCACCAGATCATCACCCCCACCGCCTGGAAATTCTCCCCCCGCGACGGCAGCGGCAAGCGGGGGCCGGTCGAAGAAGCGCTCATCGGCACCCCCGTGGCCGACGAAGCGAGTATGGTCGAGGTGGGGAGGGTGATACGCTCGTTCGATCCCTGCTTCACCTGCGCCGTCCATGTAATTAATGTGCCTAATGCGAAGCCTTTAATCATCTGA
- a CDS encoding trypsin-like peptidase domain-containing protein, which produces MYKRLAPYFIVAVFGALIGGSLVLGYGAPHFAKPGSPAPAPQNTLLPPVAHAQISEARNTPVVRAAQTVGPAVVGITNKGYVRDFFNRQILVEQGTGSGVIISADGYIVTNNHVVENAQELTVSLADGRTFTGRRVGADPVTDLAVVKIDATGLPAAVLGDSDTLLVGEPAIAIGNPLGLEFRGSVTAGVISALNRSIELGERRFKLIQTDAAINPGNSGGALVNADGLVIGINSAKLAAAGVEGIGFSIPVNTVRPIVQSLIEKGKVVRAYLGVGILDKTTAARYGYQLNVDKGVYVAGVQPGGPAAKAGIREGDIIVAIAGKETNTVADLRAVVDAQPVGGRSDVSVSRNGQLSARSVLFEEMPSQ; this is translated from the coding sequence CTGTACAAACGTCTCGCCCCCTACTTCATCGTCGCCGTATTCGGCGCCCTCATCGGCGGCAGCCTCGTCCTCGGCTACGGCGCCCCCCACTTCGCCAAACCCGGTTCCCCGGCTCCGGCCCCGCAGAACACCCTCCTGCCCCCCGTCGCCCACGCCCAGATATCCGAAGCCCGCAACACCCCCGTCGTCCGCGCCGCCCAAACCGTCGGCCCGGCCGTCGTCGGCATAACCAACAAAGGCTACGTCCGCGACTTCTTCAACCGCCAGATCCTCGTCGAGCAGGGCACCGGCTCGGGCGTCATCATCTCCGCCGACGGCTACATCGTCACAAATAACCATGTCGTCGAAAACGCCCAGGAACTCACCGTCTCCCTCGCCGACGGCCGCACCTTCACCGGCCGGCGCGTCGGCGCCGACCCCGTCACCGACCTCGCCGTCGTCAAAATCGACGCCACCGGCCTGCCGGCCGCCGTCCTCGGCGACTCCGACACCCTCCTCGTCGGCGAACCCGCCATCGCCATCGGCAACCCCCTCGGCCTCGAATTCCGCGGCAGCGTCACCGCCGGCGTCATCAGCGCCCTCAACCGCTCCATCGAGCTCGGCGAACGCCGCTTCAAACTCATCCAGACCGACGCCGCCATCAACCCCGGCAACAGCGGCGGCGCCCTCGTCAACGCCGACGGCCTCGTCATCGGCATCAACAGCGCCAAGCTCGCCGCCGCCGGCGTCGAAGGCATCGGCTTCTCCATCCCCGTAAACACCGTCCGGCCAATCGTCCAGTCACTCATCGAAAAAGGCAAAGTCGTCCGCGCCTACCTCGGCGTCGGCATCCTCGATAAAACCACCGCCGCCCGCTACGGCTACCAGCTCAACGTCGACAAAGGCGTCTACGTCGCCGGCGTCCAGCCCGGCGGCCCCGCCGCCAAAGCCGGCATCCGCGAAGGCGACATCATCGTCGCCATCGCCGGCAAAGAAACCAACACCGTCGCCGACCTGAGAGCCGTCGTCGACGCCCAGCCCGTCGGCGGCCGGTCCGACGTCTCCGTCAGCAGGAACGGCCAGCTCTCCGCCCGCAGCGTCCTCTTCGAAGAAATGCCGAGCCAGTAA
- a CDS encoding MBL fold metallo-hydrolase, translating to MQIHVLASGSTGNATLINMAGANILVDAGISCRRIKNALAAVGTAVEDLDAVLVTHEHRDHVAGLPTLSRKYRLPIYARPAAWQAMDDDGIGACVAGECRRDLPASLDIGKLKIEPFNLSHDAADPVGFSFYHRHQKCSLATDLGFVTDTVKKGLALADAIVFEANHDVDMLKQGKYPWFLKQRILSNRGHLANTDAGWTLARLPRKSHCHVFLAHISQENNRPELAEATVAGILGEQGCQLGKDITLTLTHPDQTASLNNSKEDTV from the coding sequence ATGCAGATACACGTCCTGGCCAGCGGCAGCACCGGCAACGCCACCCTCATAAATATGGCCGGCGCCAACATCCTCGTCGACGCCGGCATCAGCTGCCGGCGGATCAAAAACGCCCTCGCCGCCGTCGGCACAGCCGTCGAAGACCTCGACGCCGTTCTCGTCACCCACGAGCACCGCGACCACGTCGCCGGCCTGCCCACCCTCAGCCGCAAATACCGCCTGCCCATATACGCCCGCCCCGCCGCCTGGCAAGCCATGGACGACGACGGCATCGGCGCCTGCGTCGCCGGCGAATGCCGCCGCGACCTGCCCGCCAGCCTCGACATCGGCAAGCTCAAAATCGAGCCCTTCAACCTCTCTCACGACGCCGCCGACCCCGTCGGCTTCAGCTTCTACCACCGCCACCAGAAATGCAGCCTCGCCACCGACCTCGGCTTCGTCACCGACACCGTAAAAAAAGGCCTCGCCCTCGCCGACGCCATCGTCTTCGAAGCCAACCACGACGTCGACATGCTCAAACAGGGCAAATACCCCTGGTTCCTCAAACAGCGCATCCTATCGAACCGCGGCCACCTCGCCAACACCGACGCCGGCTGGACGCTGGCCCGCCTGCCGCGCAAAAGCCATTGCCACGTCTTTCTCGCCCACATCAGCCAGGAAAACAACCGTCCCGAACTGGCCGAAGCCACCGTCGCCGGCATCCTCGGCGAACAGGGCTGCCAGCTCGGCAAAGACATAACCCTCACCCTCACCCACCCCGACCAGACCGCCAGCCTAAATAACAGCAAGGAGGATACGGTATGA
- the rlmH gene encoding 23S rRNA (pseudouridine(1915)-N(3))-methyltransferase RlmH, translating into MRITIVAVGKIKERYLAEGIGEFLKRLAPYCRLDIAELAEERMPDSPSPADKAKVLAREGERILKAVRPASHLIVLDRGGARLSSEDLAARLDALALAGKSDLTIVIGGAFGLAPAVLEAAAEKLSFSALTFTHQMIRLLLVEQLYRAFKISRGEPYHW; encoded by the coding sequence ATGCGCATCACCATCGTCGCCGTAGGCAAAATAAAAGAACGCTACCTGGCCGAAGGCATCGGCGAATTCCTCAAACGTCTCGCGCCTTACTGCCGGCTCGACATCGCCGAGCTCGCCGAAGAAAGAATGCCTGACAGCCCCTCCCCGGCCGACAAAGCCAAAGTCCTCGCCAGGGAAGGCGAGCGCATATTAAAAGCCGTCCGCCCTGCCAGTCACCTCATCGTCCTCGACCGCGGCGGCGCCCGCCTCTCCTCCGAAGACCTCGCCGCCCGGCTCGACGCCCTCGCCCTCGCCGGCAAAAGCGACCTCACCATCGTCATCGGCGGCGCCTTCGGCCTCGCCCCCGCCGTCCTCGAAGCGGCGGCCGAAAAACTCTCCTTCTCCGCCCTCACCTTCACCCACCAGATGATCAGACTCCTCCTCGTCGAACAACTCTACCGCGCTTTCAAAATCAGCCGCGGTGAACCATATCACTGGTAA